A part of Helicobacter himalayensis genomic DNA contains:
- a CDS encoding dehypoxanthine futalosine cyclase, producing the protein MSNTPTQTLKSNRVSNDEILYLMKNASLKELGLRARGIRDFLHPSKTITFVIDRNINYTNACWVDCKFCAFKRRLGEEGVYVLSFAEIDQKIDELLEIGGTQILFQGGVHPKLKIEWYEELVNHIHTKYPQITIHGFSAIEINYIAKISKISISEVLLRLQKAGLSSIPGAGAEILSDSVRDIIAPKKLDTKEWLEVHESAHKIGMKGTATMMFGSVEKDEDIVAHWECIRELQDKYYGFRAFILWSFQPDNTPLKIEFPHIQRASSNRYLRLLACSRIYLDNFTNIQSSWVTQGSYIGQLALLFGANDLGSTMMEENVVSSAGVSHSMNEQEMISLIKDLGYNAAKRNTAYEILERY; encoded by the coding sequence ATGAGTAACACACCTACACAAACACTAAAGTCTAATCGTGTAAGCAATGATGAGATTTTGTATTTGATGAAAAATGCCTCGCTTAAAGAGCTTGGCTTGCGCGCGCGTGGTATTCGCGATTTTTTACATCCGAGCAAAACCATCACCTTTGTCATTGATAGGAATATTAACTACACCAACGCGTGCTGGGTGGATTGCAAGTTTTGCGCATTTAAGCGAAGACTTGGCGAAGAGGGCGTGTATGTGCTAAGCTTTGCAGAGATTGACCAAAAAATCGATGAATTATTAGAAATTGGTGGGACGCAGATTCTCTTTCAAGGGGGCGTGCATCCAAAGTTAAAGATTGAATGGTATGAAGAGCTTGTAAATCATATCCACACAAAATACCCGCAAATTACCATACATGGCTTTTCTGCGATTGAGATTAATTATATTGCAAAGATTTCAAAAATTTCGATTTCTGAAGTTTTATTGCGTTTGCAAAAAGCCGGACTTAGCTCAATCCCGGGTGCTGGCGCGGAAATTTTGAGTGATAGCGTGAGAGATATTATTGCGCCAAAAAAACTTGATACAAAAGAATGGCTAGAAGTGCATGAAAGCGCGCATAAAATCGGTATGAAAGGCACGGCTACGATGATGTTTGGTTCGGTGGAAAAAGATGAAGATATTGTGGCGCATTGGGAGTGCATAAGGGAACTGCAAGACAAATACTATGGATTCCGTGCGTTTATCTTGTGGAGTTTTCAGCCAGATAATACACCACTTAAAATTGAGTTTCCACATATCCAACGCGCTAGCTCAAACCGCTACTTGCGCCTTTTGGCTTGCAGTAGAATCTACCTTGATAATTTCACAAATATCCAAAGTTCGTGGGTAACGCAAGGCTCATATATTGGGCAGCTCGCCTTGCTTTTTGGCGCAAATGACTTAGGAAGCACGATGATGGAAGAAAATGTTGTTTCTTCCGCAGGTGTGAGCCACTCGATGAACGAGCAAGAGATGATAAGCCTTATCAAGGATTTGGGTTACAACGCTGCAAAGCGTAACACGGCGTATGAAATTTTAGAGCGCTATTGA
- a CDS encoding M16 family metallopeptidase produces MKARILSSIIAIMILLGGVYLMVSQQKDNQKDGVEYVEINDVRVPIIFEKSTFLPRGFIRLVFNGGGNLYDNVENLDAPSKAGLAELSTLLLDEGTQSLGGVEFAKKLESKAINLSVSAGTQTLSFKIGFLKEYQDFAQSCLIELLRDPNVSQNTLQKAKTLTKSSLLAKESDFDYIAEKNLRAIFFEGTPMAFPDMGDLQSIESINLQDIKNYLQKNLVLSRLVIVAGGDMELDSLKENLKESLSFLPKGESVKKPHISPRTTPTSITETKPTEQAFINFASPFNASIEENYKTKVMSFVLGGSGFGSRLMDEVRVKRGLAYSVYFSINGGSDLVNFGFGALQTGLDSKDEAISVLKEVMAEFVKNGITQEELDSAKAFLLGSEPLGEETLSQRLNTKLANYLRSMPLDNHKQDIAKITDLSLEEINEFIKAHGEILDLSFSIVDDGKK; encoded by the coding sequence ATGAAGGCAAGAATCTTAAGTAGCATTATTGCGATTATGATACTGCTAGGAGGTGTGTATTTGATGGTAAGTCAGCAAAAAGATAATCAAAAAGATGGTGTGGAATATGTGGAAATCAATGATGTGCGTGTGCCAATTATTTTTGAAAAAAGCACATTTTTACCACGTGGCTTTATTCGGCTTGTTTTCAATGGTGGTGGGAATTTGTATGATAATGTGGAGAATCTAGACGCGCCTTCAAAAGCCGGGCTTGCGGAGCTAAGCACGCTTTTATTAGATGAAGGCACGCAAAGTCTGGGAGGTGTGGAGTTTGCCAAAAAGCTTGAAAGCAAGGCGATTAATCTTAGTGTGAGCGCAGGCACGCAAACGCTTAGTTTTAAGATAGGATTTTTGAAAGAGTATCAAGATTTTGCCCAATCGTGCTTGATTGAGCTTTTAAGAGATCCAAATGTGAGTCAAAATACTTTGCAAAAAGCAAAAACACTCACCAAGTCCTCACTTTTAGCTAAGGAAAGTGACTTTGATTACATTGCAGAGAAAAATTTGCGTGCTATTTTCTTTGAAGGCACGCCGATGGCTTTTCCAGATATGGGTGATTTGCAAAGTATAGAATCTATAAACTTGCAAGATATTAAAAATTATTTGCAAAAAAATCTCGTGCTTTCTCGTCTTGTCATTGTCGCTGGGGGCGATATGGAATTAGATTCTCTTAAGGAAAATTTGAAAGAGAGCTTGAGCTTTTTGCCAAAGGGTGAAAGCGTGAAAAAGCCTCACATTTCCCCACGCACAACACCTACTTCTATAACCGAGACAAAGCCCACAGAGCAAGCGTTTATTAACTTTGCTTCGCCTTTTAACGCATCAATAGAGGAAAATTACAAAACAAAAGTAATGAGCTTTGTGCTAGGTGGTTCTGGCTTTGGTTCGCGCCTTATGGATGAAGTGCGCGTGAAGCGAGGGCTTGCATATTCTGTGTATTTTAGCATTAATGGCGGAAGTGATTTGGTGAATTTTGGCTTTGGTGCGTTGCAAACAGGGCTGGATTCTAAAGATGAGGCTATAAGCGTGCTAAAAGAGGTTATGGCGGAATTTGTTAAAAATGGCATCACGCAAGAGGAGTTGGATTCTGCAAAGGCGTTTTTGCTCGGCAGTGAGCCTTTGGGTGAGGAGACACTTTCTCAACGCTTGAATACAAAGCTTGCAAATTATCTGCGTTCTATGCCACTTGATAACCACAAGCAAGATATTGCAAAAATCACAGATTTAAGCCTTGAAGAGATAAATGAATTTATCAAAGCCCACGGCGAGATTTTAGATTTAAGCTTTAGCATTGTTGATGATGGTAAAAAATAG
- the moaA gene encoding GTP 3',8-cyclase MoaA yields MLIDSFGRKIDYLRISLTQQCNFRCVYCMPDTPEDFFDPKALELSKLLEFVKIALDNGIKKIRLTGGEPLLRPDIAEFIAGIYAHNKNTEIALTSNAFLLEKFAKKLKDAGLKRINISLDSLKNERIRVISKKDALPQILRGIESAQKAGLKVKLNMVALRYTQDEILDMLEFAKSRGIMLRYIEFMENIHAKNDVSSLECGEILSIISTRYALKPLQKENFGPAKIWEIDEPDKSKSDGCKPYAFGIIAPHEDDFCESCNRIRLTSEGVLCPCLFYQDSVDVSEAIINGDKARMEELLKLAVINKPEKNQWSAESGAQISSRAFYHTGG; encoded by the coding sequence ATGCTTATAGATTCATTTGGGCGCAAGATTGATTACTTGCGCATCTCGCTTACACAGCAATGTAACTTTCGCTGTGTGTATTGTATGCCAGATACGCCGGAAGATTTTTTTGATCCAAAAGCTTTGGAGCTTTCAAAGCTGCTAGAATTTGTCAAAATCGCACTTGATAATGGCATTAAAAAAATCCGCTTAACCGGTGGTGAGCCACTTTTGCGCCCAGATATTGCGGAGTTTATTGCTGGAATCTATGCGCATAATAAAAACACAGAAATTGCGCTTACAAGCAATGCTTTTTTGCTTGAAAAATTCGCCAAAAAGCTCAAAGATGCGGGGTTAAAGCGCATTAATATTTCGCTAGATTCTCTAAAAAATGAGCGCATAAGGGTGATTTCTAAAAAAGATGCCCTACCTCAAATCCTACGTGGGATAGAATCTGCCCAAAAAGCTGGGTTAAAGGTAAAGCTCAATATGGTGGCACTGCGCTATACGCAAGATGAGATTTTAGATATGCTAGAGTTTGCCAAGTCGCGCGGAATTATGCTGCGCTATATAGAATTTATGGAGAATATCCACGCAAAAAATGATGTAAGCTCGCTTGAGTGCGGGGAGATTCTCTCTATCATCTCCACGCGTTACGCACTGAAGCCTTTGCAAAAAGAAAATTTTGGACCGGCAAAAATTTGGGAAATTGATGAGCCTGATAAGTCCAAGAGTGATGGGTGCAAGCCCTATGCGTTTGGGATTATCGCACCGCACGAAGATGATTTTTGTGAGAGTTGTAATAGAATCCGCCTCACAAGTGAAGGTGTGCTGTGTCCCTGCTTGTTTTATCAAGATTCTGTTGATGTGAGTGAGGCTATTATAAATGGTGATAAAGCGCGTATGGAGGAGCTTCTCAAGCTTGCTGTGATAAACAAACCTGAAAAAAATCAATGGAGCGCAGAATCTGGCGCACAAATTTCCTCGCGCGCGTTTTATCACACCGGGGGTTAA